In the Sinomonas cyclohexanicum genome, CACGGGGCCGGCCGCCACCGCTCCCCCGGCGAAGGCCAAGGCCAGGGCCGCCCCCGCGGCAACCACCCGGCGTCGTGCGTCTAGCCATTGCGAGTGAAACATAGAACCTCCCGAGACTCACAGGTGCGGCCCACGCTAGAGTCACCCTCCGACAATCGAACAGGCCGGGCTGAACCTCCGTGCGCCATTCTTCGTTGTCTCTCTAGGGAGAGGGTGGAATCCATGGATCTCGACGAAATTTCTGTCACAACCCTTGACGAACGTGTCACCACGTTCGGAGAGTGGGCGGGGAAGGTCCGCCTCGTGGTCAATGTGGCAAGCAGGTGCGGCCTCGCGCCGCAGTACAAGGCGCTCGAGGAACTCCAGGAGACGTACGGCCCGCGCGGCTTCACCGTCCTGGCCTTCCCGAGCAACCAGTTCCTCCAGGAGTACCGGGACGCGGACCGCATCGCCGAATACTGCTCAACGACCTGGGGCATCACGTTCCCCGTGATGGCCAAGGTATGGGTCAACGGCCGCGGCGCGCACCCGCTCTACCGCGAGCTGACCAAGACCGCGGACGCCTCGGGCAAGGCCGGCCGCATCCAGTGGAACTTCGAGAAGTTCCTCGTCATGCCAGACAGCGCCGTGCACCGCTTCCGCCCCCATACCCTCCCGGACGACCCCGCGATCGTGGCGCTCATCGAGAGCGCGCTGACCGGGGTGCGCTGAGATCTCGTTCACGGGGACACGCACGTGTACCGGCGCGAGGACGGGAGATGGCGGATCGTGCACCGCCACGCCGACCGGCCGCCCGCCCCCGACGCCGCCCCCTAGCCCGTTCGCCCCTGCGCCCCCACGACTGCGCGCGACTATACGACGTCGATGAGCACCTTGCCCACGGTGCCGGCCTCGACAGCGTCGTGCGCCGCCGCCGTTCTGGCGAGCGGGAAGCGCGTGAGCGGCAGGCCGTGCTCCTCGCCCACCCGCAGCGCGCCGTCGGCGAGGGCCGCGCCGACGGCGGCGACGGCGTCGTGCTTCTCGGCGTCCGTGACGGTGTAGGTGAGGAGGAACTGGAGCCGGATGTTGAGGCCCATGGCGGCGCGAACGGGGAACGCGATGGTCTCGTCGCCGGTGCCGGCGTAGATCGAGATGGTCCCGCCGCGCGCCACGGCCTTGAGGTCCGTGCCGATGTTCGCCGCGGCGTTGACGTCCACGATCACGTCCGCGCCGCGCGGGGCAACCCGCCGCACCTCGGCGGCGACGTCCTGCTCCCGGTAGTTGACAACGACGCCGGCACCCGCCGCGCGCGCGAGCGCAGCCTTCGCGCTGCTGCTCACCGTCGCGACGACTTGGGCGCCGGCCCAGCGGGCCAGCTGGATCGCGGCGTGGCCCACGGCGCCGGCGCCGCCCGTGACCAGGACCGTCTTGCCGGCGAGCGCGCCGGGGGCGAGGCGGGCCGGGCCGTGGTCGCTCGCGGTGAGGGCGCGGTGGGCCGTGAG is a window encoding:
- a CDS encoding glutathione peroxidase, whose amino-acid sequence is MDLDEISVTTLDERVTTFGEWAGKVRLVVNVASRCGLAPQYKALEELQETYGPRGFTVLAFPSNQFLQEYRDADRIAEYCSTTWGITFPVMAKVWVNGRGAHPLYRELTKTADASGKAGRIQWNFEKFLVMPDSAVHRFRPHTLPDDPAIVALIESALTGVR
- a CDS encoding NADPH:quinone reductase; the protein is MADTSSTSAAPSAPSTYRAIQYHETGPSSVLTLKDRELAEPGEGQVRVRIAVAGVNPTDWKARAGGTYPGALEGWHVPGQDGAGTVDAVGPGVAGLEPGQQVWLWDVAFGGTEGTAQEYVIIPAEKAQPLPDGESFETGASLGIPALTAHRALTASDHGPARLAPGALAGKTVLVTGGAGAVGHAAIQLARWAGAQVVATVSSSAKAALARAAGAGVVVNYREQDVAAEVRRVAPRGADVIVDVNAAANIGTDLKAVARGGTISIYAGTGDETIAFPVRAAMGLNIRLQFLLTYTVTDAEKHDAVAAVGAALADGALRVGEEHGLPLTRFPLARTAAAHDAVEAGTVGKVLIDVV